A genomic segment from Vespa crabro chromosome 25, iyVesCrab1.2, whole genome shotgun sequence encodes:
- the LOC124432358 gene encoding fatty acyl-CoA reductase wat-like, with the protein MMEVQIKENDQEKAVAKKNLKLGTLKEYSPNETLSSVENIHKLTTIQTFYVNQCLFITGGTGFMGKMLIEKLLRGCPGINCIYVLIRRKNDKSVSKKMEEIVENSVSPLFTIDYYIYLVIRFSFNSMILFDTLRKQQPGFQNRLVAIEGDCSLPNLGISTTDRAKLIREVSIVFHVAATVRFNEKIKLAAAINVQSMKDLIHLSKEMSKLKRNALLCHSIIDRSIHPDLICHISNTYEKFRPSTAYANCLENQIEEKFYDPSMNADEFIDLMESMDEKLLDNATPCISDISLLGKWPNTYVYTKSIAEDIVKRHAGLMPIGIFRPGIVLPTYIEPTQGWTDNMNGLVGTTAGAAMGIIRTNLCDASLNVNIIPGDLATNALIVSAWDIANNRRSIEEIPIYNYTSMDNAITYEEFTKLSKKNIKLLPTNDAMWYISFWNIKYRSNHLIFTYFLHILPAILIDTIAFCTGKKPR; encoded by the exons ATGATGGAAGTGcaaataaaagagaacgaCCAAGAAAAAGCTGTAGCGAAAAAGAATTTGAAGCTTGGAACATTGAAAGAATATTCGCCAAATGAAACGCTATCTTCAGTTGAAAACATCCACAAATTAACGACGATTCAAACCTTCTACGTAAATCAATGTCTTTTTATAACCGGCGGTACAGGTTTTATGGGAAAAATgttgattgaaaaattattacgagGATGCCCTGGCATCAACTGCATTTACGTTTTGATACGAaggaaaaacgataaaagtgtctctaaaaaaatggaagaaattgtcgaaaattcgGTGAGTCCTTTATTtacaatcgattattatatttatcttgtgATTAGATTTTCATTCAACTCTATGATT TTATTTGACACGCTGAGGAAGCAACAGCCAGGATTCCAAAATCGCTTAGTGGCGATCGAGGGTGACTGTAGTTTGCCGAATCTCGGTATTTCGACAACCGATAGAGCTAAACTCATACGAGAagtttctattgtttttcACGTTGCCGCTACTGTGCGGTTCaacgagaaaattaaattgGCGGCAGCTATTAATGTTCAAAGCATGAAGGATTTGATACACTTATCTAAGGAAATGTCGAAACTAAAG AGAAACGCATTATTGT GTCACAGCATAATAGATCGTTCGATTCATCCTGACCTTATCTGTCACATATCGAATACATATGAAA AGTTTCGTCCATCAACGGCTTATGCCAATTGTCTTGAAAATCAGATCGAGGAGAAATTTTATGATCCATCGATGAATGCCGACGAATTCATCGATTTGATGGAATCTATGGATGAGAAATTGCTCGATAATGCTACACCGTG TATTTCTGATATTAGCTTACTTGGAAAATGGCCGAATACATATGTTTATACGAAATCAATCGCCGAGGATATCGTAAAAAGACATGCTGGCTTAATGCCGATTGGAATATTTCGTCCAGGAATCG TGCTACCAACGTATATAGAACCTACACAAGGATGGACCGATAATATGAACGGGTTAGTGGGCACTACAGCAGGTGCAGCAATGGGAATAATACGAACTAATCTTTGCGATGCATCGTTAAATGTAAACATTATACCCGGAGATCTGGCGACTAATGCGCTAATTGTTAGTGCCTGGGACATAGCGAATAATCGAAG ATCCATCGAAGAAATTCCTATTTATAATTACACATCTATGGATAATGCAATCACTTATGAGGAATTCACAAAATTGtcgaagaagaatattaaattattaccgACTAACGATGCAATGTGGTACATAAGCTtttggaatataaaatatcgatcaaaTCATCTTATCTTCACGTATTTTCTACATATACTACCAGCTATTTTAATCGATACGATTGCGTTCTGTACAGGTAAAAAGCCAaggtaa
- the LOC124432445 gene encoding fatty acyl-CoA reductase 1-like produces MGKMLIEKLLRGCPGINCIYVLIRKTNDKSISKKMEENVENSLFDTLRKQQPGFQNRIVAIEGDCSLPNLGISTTDRAKLIREVSIVFHVAATVRFNEKIKLAAAINVQSLKDLIHLSKEMSKLKSFVHVSTAYANCLENQIVEKFYDPSMNADEFIDLMESMDE; encoded by the exons ATGGGAAAAATgttgattgaaaaattattacgagGATGCCCTGGCATCAACTGCATTTACGTTTTGATACGTAAGACAAACGATAAAAGTATCTctaaaaaaatggaagaaaatgtCGAAAATTCG TTATTTGACACGCTGAGGAAGCAACAGCCAGGATTCCAAAATCGCATAGTGGCGATCGAGGGTGACTGTAGTTTGCCGAATCTCGGTATTTCGACAACCGATAGAGCTAAACTCATACGAGAagtttctattgtttttcACGTTGCCGCTACTGTGCGGTTCaacgagaaaattaaattgGCGGCAGCTATTAATGTTCAAAGCCTGAAGGATTTGATACACTTATCTAAGGAAATGTCGAAACTAAAG AGTTTCGTCCATGTATCAACGGCTTATGCCAATTGTCTTGAAAATCAAATCGTGGAGAAATTTTATGATCCATCGATGAATGCCGACGAATTCATCGATTTGATGGAATCTATGGATGAGTAA
- the LOC124432403 gene encoding serine protease gd-like isoform X3, giving the protein MDFSSFFASSNILKMILDFGKCVFLIQLVDVMNEPVIVNSPCPKFFRYIRSNAIETMGQIKIPSPPKNVPLHLKIKLTVSALLPTKYNGRLKLAQSLEESVKAIQENRSLYYLVYFPIYRPIPILTGIWLNDQEYCSAPPSLGIIVTSIFLEHILLPPRILLISKNQGNNDNVVPSFNDFLLSNPCRFPLILSLEKEQPALDLQFPSNDDNTYNISNGSINKCCQRISNNTLVTSRKISMDQWPWMAAIFVMRNKLDLQCVGSLITNKHVITVAHCIKMYNVIVPINTMVVSLGHYHIRNWNETELTNRKVEEYRLHPDFKDDLKNPTADGDLAIIILKNPVNFSPFIRPVCLWSGSNDLEDVIGSTGYVVVWDHKDLINPYLDKSRLIRMTIMSQEDCLRSNAAFVTLTSNRTFCADSKNNNGPCNGDSGSGLLIQKF; this is encoded by the exons ATggatttttcatcattttttgcATCATCGAAC ATTCTTAAAATGATTCTGGACTTTGGAAAATGTGTATTCCTGATTCAGTTGGTGGATGTAATGAATGAACCGGTGATCGTTAATTCGCCATGCCCGAAATTTTTTCGTTACATTCGGAGCAATGCTATCGAAACAATGGGACAGATCAAAATACCGTCTCCGCCGAAAAATGTTCCGttacatttgaaaataaaattaaccgTGTCAGCATTGTTACCCACTAAATATAATGGTCGATTGAAATTGGCGCAATCGTTAGAAGAATCAGTGAAAGCGATTCAAGAGAACAGATCGTTGTATTATTTAGTTTATTTTCCTATATACCGACCAATACCGATATTAACAGGTATATGGTTGAACGATCAGGAATATTGTAGTGCTCCACCATCATTAGGAATTATTGTGACGTCAATTTTTTTGGAACATATATTGTTACCACCtagaatattattgatatctaAAAATCAaggaaacaacgataatgtgGTGCCaagttttaatgattttttattatccaatCCATGTCGATTTCCATTGATTTTATCATTGGAAAAAGAACAGCCAGCATTGGACTTACAATTTCCCTCCAACGATGACAATACTTATAACATTTCTAATGgatcaattaataaatgttgTCAACgcattagtaataatactcTTGTTACATCTAGGAAGATATCTATGGATCAATGGCCTTGGATGgctgctatttttgttatgagAAATAAATTAGATTTGCAGTGTGTCGGTAGTTTGATTACAAACAAACATGTCATCACAGTAGCGCACTGTATAAAAATGTACAATGTGATCGTACCAATAAATACTATGGTCGTTTCTTTGGGACATTATCATATAAGAAATTGGAATGAAACAGAGTTGACCAATCGAAAAGTAGAAGAATATAGATTACATCCAGACTTTAaggatgatttaaaaaatccaACGGCTGATGGAGATCTCGccattatcatattaaaaaatccAGTCAATTTTTCTCCATTTATTAGACCAGTTTGCCTTTGGTCTGGATCGAATGATTTAGAAGACGTAATCGGTTCCACAGGATATGTTGTTGTTTGGGATCACAAGGATTTAATTAATCCTTATTTGGATAAATCTCGATTGATCAGAATGACAATAATGTCTCAAGAGGATTGTCTTCGGAGCAATGCAGCTTTTGTAACTCTCACGTCAAATCGTACTTTTTGTGCTGAttctaaaaacaataatggaCCGTGTAATGGTGATAGTGGAAGTGGATTGTTAATAC aaaaattttag
- the LOC124432403 gene encoding serine protease gd-like isoform X1 — protein MDFSSFFASSNILKMILDFGKCVFLIQLVDVMNEPVIVNSPCPKFFRYIRSNAIETMGQIKIPSPPKNVPLHLKIKLTVSALLPTKYNGRLKLAQSLEESVKAIQENRSLYYLVYFPIYRPIPILTGIWLNDQEYCSAPPSLGIIVTSIFLEHILLPPRILLISKNQGNNDNVVPSFNDFLLSNPCRFPLILSLEKEQPALDLQFPSNDDNTYNISNGSINKCCQRISNNTLVTSRKISMDQWPWMAAIFVMRNKLDLQCVGSLITNKHVITVAHCIKMYNVIVPINTMVVSLGHYHIRNWNETELTNRKVEEYRLHPDFKDDLKNPTADGDLAIIILKNPVNFSPFIRPVCLWSGSNDLEDVIGSTGYVVVWDHKDLINPYLDKSRLIRMTIMSQEDCLRSNAAFVTLTSNRTFCADSKNNNGPCNGDSGSGLLIRKNDGSYLLRGIVSRSIQDEITMSCDFTQYVVYVDIAKYLDWIHLHITI, from the exons ATggatttttcatcattttttgcATCATCGAAC ATTCTTAAAATGATTCTGGACTTTGGAAAATGTGTATTCCTGATTCAGTTGGTGGATGTAATGAATGAACCGGTGATCGTTAATTCGCCATGCCCGAAATTTTTTCGTTACATTCGGAGCAATGCTATCGAAACAATGGGACAGATCAAAATACCGTCTCCGCCGAAAAATGTTCCGttacatttgaaaataaaattaaccgTGTCAGCATTGTTACCCACTAAATATAATGGTCGATTGAAATTGGCGCAATCGTTAGAAGAATCAGTGAAAGCGATTCAAGAGAACAGATCGTTGTATTATTTAGTTTATTTTCCTATATACCGACCAATACCGATATTAACAGGTATATGGTTGAACGATCAGGAATATTGTAGTGCTCCACCATCATTAGGAATTATTGTGACGTCAATTTTTTTGGAACATATATTGTTACCACCtagaatattattgatatctaAAAATCAaggaaacaacgataatgtgGTGCCaagttttaatgattttttattatccaatCCATGTCGATTTCCATTGATTTTATCATTGGAAAAAGAACAGCCAGCATTGGACTTACAATTTCCCTCCAACGATGACAATACTTATAACATTTCTAATGgatcaattaataaatgttgTCAACgcattagtaataatactcTTGTTACATCTAGGAAGATATCTATGGATCAATGGCCTTGGATGgctgctatttttgttatgagAAATAAATTAGATTTGCAGTGTGTCGGTAGTTTGATTACAAACAAACATGTCATCACAGTAGCGCACTGTATAAAAATGTACAATGTGATCGTACCAATAAATACTATGGTCGTTTCTTTGGGACATTATCATATAAGAAATTGGAATGAAACAGAGTTGACCAATCGAAAAGTAGAAGAATATAGATTACATCCAGACTTTAaggatgatttaaaaaatccaACGGCTGATGGAGATCTCGccattatcatattaaaaaatccAGTCAATTTTTCTCCATTTATTAGACCAGTTTGCCTTTGGTCTGGATCGAATGATTTAGAAGACGTAATCGGTTCCACAGGATATGTTGTTGTTTGGGATCACAAGGATTTAATTAATCCTTATTTGGATAAATCTCGATTGATCAGAATGACAATAATGTCTCAAGAGGATTGTCTTCGGAGCAATGCAGCTTTTGTAACTCTCACGTCAAATCGTACTTTTTGTGCTGAttctaaaaacaataatggaCCGTGTAATGGTGATAGTGGAAGTGGATTGTTAATACGTAAGAATGATGGATCTTATTTATTACGTGGAATTGTTTCACGATCCATTCAAGATGAAATTACAATGTCCTGTGATTTTACACAATATGTTGTCTATGTTGACATAGCAAAATATTTAGATTGGATACATTTGCATATCACTATTTAA
- the LOC124432403 gene encoding serine protease gd-like isoform X2 — translation MILDFGKCVFLIQLVDVMNEPVIVNSPCPKFFRYIRSNAIETMGQIKIPSPPKNVPLHLKIKLTVSALLPTKYNGRLKLAQSLEESVKAIQENRSLYYLVYFPIYRPIPILTGIWLNDQEYCSAPPSLGIIVTSIFLEHILLPPRILLISKNQGNNDNVVPSFNDFLLSNPCRFPLILSLEKEQPALDLQFPSNDDNTYNISNGSINKCCQRISNNTLVTSRKISMDQWPWMAAIFVMRNKLDLQCVGSLITNKHVITVAHCIKMYNVIVPINTMVVSLGHYHIRNWNETELTNRKVEEYRLHPDFKDDLKNPTADGDLAIIILKNPVNFSPFIRPVCLWSGSNDLEDVIGSTGYVVVWDHKDLINPYLDKSRLIRMTIMSQEDCLRSNAAFVTLTSNRTFCADSKNNNGPCNGDSGSGLLIRKNDGSYLLRGIVSRSIQDEITMSCDFTQYVVYVDIAKYLDWIHLHITI, via the coding sequence ATGATTCTGGACTTTGGAAAATGTGTATTCCTGATTCAGTTGGTGGATGTAATGAATGAACCGGTGATCGTTAATTCGCCATGCCCGAAATTTTTTCGTTACATTCGGAGCAATGCTATCGAAACAATGGGACAGATCAAAATACCGTCTCCGCCGAAAAATGTTCCGttacatttgaaaataaaattaaccgTGTCAGCATTGTTACCCACTAAATATAATGGTCGATTGAAATTGGCGCAATCGTTAGAAGAATCAGTGAAAGCGATTCAAGAGAACAGATCGTTGTATTATTTAGTTTATTTTCCTATATACCGACCAATACCGATATTAACAGGTATATGGTTGAACGATCAGGAATATTGTAGTGCTCCACCATCATTAGGAATTATTGTGACGTCAATTTTTTTGGAACATATATTGTTACCACCtagaatattattgatatctaAAAATCAaggaaacaacgataatgtgGTGCCaagttttaatgattttttattatccaatCCATGTCGATTTCCATTGATTTTATCATTGGAAAAAGAACAGCCAGCATTGGACTTACAATTTCCCTCCAACGATGACAATACTTATAACATTTCTAATGgatcaattaataaatgttgTCAACgcattagtaataatactcTTGTTACATCTAGGAAGATATCTATGGATCAATGGCCTTGGATGgctgctatttttgttatgagAAATAAATTAGATTTGCAGTGTGTCGGTAGTTTGATTACAAACAAACATGTCATCACAGTAGCGCACTGTATAAAAATGTACAATGTGATCGTACCAATAAATACTATGGTCGTTTCTTTGGGACATTATCATATAAGAAATTGGAATGAAACAGAGTTGACCAATCGAAAAGTAGAAGAATATAGATTACATCCAGACTTTAaggatgatttaaaaaatccaACGGCTGATGGAGATCTCGccattatcatattaaaaaatccAGTCAATTTTTCTCCATTTATTAGACCAGTTTGCCTTTGGTCTGGATCGAATGATTTAGAAGACGTAATCGGTTCCACAGGATATGTTGTTGTTTGGGATCACAAGGATTTAATTAATCCTTATTTGGATAAATCTCGATTGATCAGAATGACAATAATGTCTCAAGAGGATTGTCTTCGGAGCAATGCAGCTTTTGTAACTCTCACGTCAAATCGTACTTTTTGTGCTGAttctaaaaacaataatggaCCGTGTAATGGTGATAGTGGAAGTGGATTGTTAATACGTAAGAATGATGGATCTTATTTATTACGTGGAATTGTTTCACGATCCATTCAAGATGAAATTACAATGTCCTGTGATTTTACACAATATGTTGTCTATGTTGACATAGCAAAATATTTAGATTGGATACATTTGCATATCACTATTTAA